In Deltaproteobacteria bacterium, one DNA window encodes the following:
- a CDS encoding ferredoxin has product MSLVEVAVNRPCCSGCMACVELAPEIFGYDEVAHVAVVLTNPCEEIPARKAAAYCPDDCIEIIE; this is encoded by the coding sequence ATGAGTCTGGTCGAAGTGGCCGTGAACCGGCCGTGCTGTTCCGGTTGCATGGCATGCGTGGAGCTGGCGCCGGAGATTTTTGGCTACGACGAGGTCGCCCATGTGGCCGTGGTGCTCACGAACCCGTGCGAGGAAATTCCCGCCCGCAAGGCCGCGGCTTACTGTCCGGACGATTGCATCGAAATCATTGAGTAG